In Pikeienuella piscinae, the sequence CGTAGAGCGCGTCATAGAGCGACCCCCAGCGCGCATTCGCGGCATTGAGCGCGTAGCGCGCGTTCATCACCGGAACGACGAGTTGCGGCCCGGGAATGGACGCGACTTCGGGGTCGGTGTTCTTCGTCTCGATGGTGAAATCCGGCCCTTCCGGCAGGAGATAACCGATCTCTTCGAGAAACGCCCGATAGGCCGCCGGCTCGCCGGGGCCGTTCGCGCGGTGCCACTCGTCGATCCGCCCTTGCAATTCCTCGCGTTTCGCCAGAAGCGCGCGATTCTTCGGCCCGAAATCGTGGATCAGCGCCGAGAGCCCGCGCCAGAACGCGCCACGCTCAACACCCGAGCCGGGCAGCGCCTGCGCGTCGATGAAACTGGCGAGACGCCGGTCGACTTCCAGGCCCTCGATGGTCACGCGCTCGCTCATATCAGGTCCTTTCCGCTGCAATCGTGCAGCAGCGGATACAACCGGCCCCGAGCCGATTCAATCCCGGCGTTTCCGGTCGGAAACCCGCGCGGTTCAGCCGAAGAGATGCGAGACGAGGATCGAGAGGCCGAGCGCGACGAGAAGCGCGCCGCCGGCCCGCTCCGCCCCCACACCGAAACGCGGGCCGAGGCGCCCCGCCAGCATCACCCCCGCCGCCGACATCAGGAAAGTCGCCGCCGCGACCGCCCCCGCCAGAGGAAGGATCGGCGCCTCGACCAGCGCGAGCGAGCCGCCGACCGCCAGCGCGTCCACGCCCGAGCCCAGCGCCACAGCCGTCAGCGCGAGCGCGCCGGCGCCGTTCGCAACGACCGCGCCGCCGCCCGCGCCGCGCATCATCCGGAACCCGACGAAACCCAGAAGTCCGAACGCGATCCAGTGATCGACCGCCGCCAGCGCGTCGCCGGCGACATGGCCGATCGACCAGCCGAGCAGCGCGAACCCCGCCTCCGCCGCCGCGAAGACGAGGCCGATCCGAAGCGCCGCTGCTGGCCGCGGGCGCGCCAGCCCGGCGCCGCGGCCGAGCGCGGCGACCATCGCGTCGACCGAAAGGCCGATGGCGATCAGAACGAGTGCGGGGGCGGACATCATCGCGGCTCCTGTCGATCAGGGGCCGTCCGGATAAGCCCGAATTTCAACTTTGTCAATAATATCAAATAGTTGAACAATCATGAGACGCATGTGCAACTGGCTCCGCTTGAACGCGCCGGCGGCGGCGCCATAGTGCGGGACGCCAGAATAAAGGAATCTCCCCATGCGCCCCGAAGACGCCGCCCCGCGCGCCGATCAGACCACCCGCCTCGTGGATTACCGCGCCCCCGACTGGCTGGTGGAGGAAACCCGGCTGAACTTCGATCTCCAGCCGACCGCCACAAGGGTGACGGCGACGCTGAAGGTAAAGCGGAACGGGACCGGCCCCGCCGACTTCCGGCTCGACGGTCATTCGATGCGCCTCCTCTCCGCCGCCATCGACGGCCGGCCGGTCCCCGCGGAGGCGATGATCGAGGGCGAGGAGAGCCTGACCGTCTCCGCCGCCGCGCTGCCGGAGAGCGCGCGAGAGAGCGGGTTCGAATGGACCTGCGTGACCGAGATCGACCCTTCCGCCAACACCGCGCTCGAAGGACTCTATATGTCGTCCGGGATGTATTGCACCCAATGCGAGGCGGAGGGGTTTCGGAAGATCACCTTCTATCCGGACCGGCCCGACGTGATGGCGCGTTTCGAGGTCAGGATCGAGGGCGACGCGCCGGTGCTCCTCTCCAACGGCAATCTCGTCGCCTCCGGCGCGCTCAGGGACGGCCGGCGCTTCGCCGAATGGCGCGATCCCTGGCCGAAGCCCTCCTATCTCTTCGCCCTCGTCGCCGGCGATCTCGTCAGCCATGACGACCGCTTCACCACGCAGTCGGGCCGCGAGGTCGCGCTTCGCATCTGGGTGCGGCCGGGCGACGAAGATCGCTGCGCCTATGCGATGGATGCATTGAAACGTTCGATGAAGTGGGACGAGGAGGTCTATGGCCGCGAATACGATCTCGACCTGTTCCAGATCGTCGCGGTCGACGATTTCAACATGGGGGCGATGGAGAACAAGGGCCTCAACATCTTCAACTCGAAATACGTGCTCGCCAGCCCGGAGACCGCGACCGACGCGGATTACGCGCGCATCGAGGCGATCATCGCACATGAGTATTTCCACAACTGGACCGGCGATCGGATCACCTGCCGCGACTGGTTCCAACTCTGCCTGAAGGAGGGGCTGACGGTTTTCCGTGACCAGCAGTTCTCGGCCGATCAACGCTCGGCTCCGGTCTGCCGGATCGCCGATGTCGCGACGCTCCGCGCCCGCCAGTTCCGGGAGGATTCCGGCCCCCTCGCCCATCCGGTCCGCCCCGAAGCCTATGTCGAGATCAACAATTTCTACACCGCGACAGTCTACGAGAAAGGCGCGGAGCTGATCCGTATGCTCCGGCTTCTGGTCGGCGCCAGCTCTTACCGCGCCGCGCTCGATCTCTATTTCGACCGTCATGACGGCGAGGCCTGCACGATCGAGGACTGGCTGCGGGTGTTCGAGGACGCCACGGGGCGCGATCTTTCCCATTTCGCCCTCTGGTACTCGCAGGCCGGCACGCCGCGCGTATCCGTGAAAGAAGACTATGACCAAGGCGTCTACACGTTGACGCTGGCGCAGGAGACGAAGCCGACTCCGGGCCAGCGCGAGAAGCGCCCGCTGGTCATCCCCTGCGCCTATGGCTTTCTCGACGCCGACGGGCGGAATCTCGGCGAGGACGGGTTGCTCGTTCTCGACAAGGCCGAGCAAAGCTTCCGCTTCGATCTGCCCGAGCGCCCGGTCGCCTCTCTCTTCCGCAACTTCTCGGCCCCGGCGATCGTCGAGCGGCGCATCTCGCCCGCAGATCGCGCGATTCTGATGGGTCACGACACTGATCCTTTCAACCGATGGGAGGCCGCGCGCGCCTTCGCGCTCAGCATCGCCGGGGAACTCGCCGATGGCGGGGGTAGAATCGATCCGGACTGGATCGCGGCGCTGCGAACCACGGTCACGGACGAGTCGCTCGACCCGGCGTTTCGCGCGCTCGTGCTCGCCCTGCCCGGCGACGACGAGATCGCAGGCGAGATCGCCGCGAAGGGAGGTGTGGTGGACCCGGACGCCATCCACCACGCGCTCGACCAGATGGCGGAGACGCTGGCGGAGGCGACCGCGCCGACGCTTCGCGAGCTACGCGCAAAGATGGCGGTCACCGGCCCCTATGCGCCTGACGCTGAGTCCGCCGGGCGGCGGAGCCTCGCTAACGCCGCGCTGGCGCTTCTGACGCATGTCGACGGCGGCGAGGCGGCAGAGGCCGCGTTCAGTAAGGCGGACAACATGACCGACAGCCTCGCCGCGCTCCGCGCCCTCGTTCATCGCGGCGCGCCAGGCGCCGAACGGGCGCTCATGGACTTCCGCGACCGCTGGCGGAGCGATCTGCTGGTCATGGACAAGTGGCTGATGGTGCAGGCGACCAGCCCGGCGCCCGGCGCGCTTGACCGGGTGAAGGCGCTCGCGGAGACGGATTTCAACTGGCGGAACCCGAACAGGTTCCGCTCCCTCATCGCCGCCTTCGCCGCCGGAAACCCGGTCGGCTTTCACGCCGCGGACGGCGCCGGCTATCGCTTCTTCGCCGACTGGCTGATCGCAATGGACGACGCGAATCCGCAGACCGCGGCGCGCACCGCCGGCGCCTTCGAGACATGGCGACGCTACGGAGAGCGCCGCCAGGCGCTGATACGGACAGAACTGGAGCGGATCATGGCCAAGCCTGGTATCTCTAAAGACATGGGTGAAATCGTTGGGCGCATCCTGGAGACCTGACCGGGGCGGCTTCAGCCCCGTCGTTCCACCCGGCGCCGCGCCTTCGCGACCTCCTGATCGGAAACGTGAAGCAGCGAGGCGAACTGGCGCATCAACGCGTTCTCCTCGTCGTCGCGCACATTGTCGGAGAGGACGACCGCCCAAAGTTCCTCCAGCAGCGCGCCGCGCTCCTCCGGCGCGTAGGCCTGTTTCACCAATTTGGTGAACTGGTGATGGTCCAGCGCTTCGCGTTCCGCCGTCTCGGCCTCGGCCAGAAGCGCCGCGCCGTCGCCGAAGCGGGCGTCGAGCGCCGCCTCGATGCCAGCGCGCTCTTCCCGGTCGAACTCGCCATCCGCCCGGGCGAGCCGCACCATCAGCGCCGCCAGCGCCAGCGCCGCCGGGTCGCGCGCCGGCGCCGCTCCGCCGGCGGGCGGAGCGAAATGGGCGGTCAGTCTCTGAAAAAATCCGTTCATGACATCAAACTAGTCAGTTTCGCCGCTTCTTCAAAGAGGACGGCGTGCCGCGCCGCGATCAACGCCGGGTCGGGGCCGTAGCCGCCGCCAAGCACGCCGACGACCGGCGTCCCGCGCGCCCGCGCCCAGCCGAGCGCCATTGCTTCGCGCGCCCGCAGCCCTTCGGCCGAAAGCGCCAGCCGGCCGAGTCGATCTTCCGCCACCACGTCGACCCCGGCGTTGAGAAAGAGAATATCCGCCGGAGCGTCCTCCAACCGCTCCATCGCGCCCGCCAGCGCCGAGAGATAGGCGGCGTCCTCCGTCCCGTCGGGCAGTCCGATATCGAGATCGGACCGCGCCTTTCGCGCCGGAAAGTTCCGCTCACCGTGCAGGGAAACTGTGAATGCCCGTGGTTCTTCGGCAAAAATCCGCGCCGTCCCATCGCCCTGATGAACATCGAGATCAAGGATCGCGGCGCGCCGGATCACCCCTTCCGCCAAGAGCGAAGCAACGGCGATGGCGACATCGTTGAAGACGCAATAGCCGGCGCCGGCGCCCCGCGCCGCATGGTGTGAGCCCCCGGCGGCGTTGCAGGCCAGACCATGCTCCAACGCCAGTCGCGCCGCCAGGAGCGTGCCGGCCGAGGAGAGCCGGACGCGCCGCGCCAGAGCCGGGCTCTGCTGAAGGCCGATCCGCCGCGCCTCATCCGGGCGAAGCGTGATCGTGTTCACA encodes:
- a CDS encoding manganese efflux pump MntP family protein, which translates into the protein MSAPALVLIAIGLSVDAMVAALGRGAGLARPRPAAALRIGLVFAAAEAGFALLGWSIGHVAGDALAAVDHWIAFGLLGFVGFRMMRGAGGGAVVANGAGALALTAVALGSGVDALAVGGSLALVEAPILPLAGAVAAATFLMSAAGVMLAGRLGPRFGVGAERAGGALLVALGLSILVSHLFG
- the pepN gene encoding aminopeptidase N — its product is MRPEDAAPRADQTTRLVDYRAPDWLVEETRLNFDLQPTATRVTATLKVKRNGTGPADFRLDGHSMRLLSAAIDGRPVPAEAMIEGEESLTVSAAALPESARESGFEWTCVTEIDPSANTALEGLYMSSGMYCTQCEAEGFRKITFYPDRPDVMARFEVRIEGDAPVLLSNGNLVASGALRDGRRFAEWRDPWPKPSYLFALVAGDLVSHDDRFTTQSGREVALRIWVRPGDEDRCAYAMDALKRSMKWDEEVYGREYDLDLFQIVAVDDFNMGAMENKGLNIFNSKYVLASPETATDADYARIEAIIAHEYFHNWTGDRITCRDWFQLCLKEGLTVFRDQQFSADQRSAPVCRIADVATLRARQFREDSGPLAHPVRPEAYVEINNFYTATVYEKGAELIRMLRLLVGASSYRAALDLYFDRHDGEACTIEDWLRVFEDATGRDLSHFALWYSQAGTPRVSVKEDYDQGVYTLTLAQETKPTPGQREKRPLVIPCAYGFLDADGRNLGEDGLLVLDKAEQSFRFDLPERPVASLFRNFSAPAIVERRISPADRAILMGHDTDPFNRWEAARAFALSIAGELADGGGRIDPDWIAALRTTVTDESLDPAFRALVLALPGDDEIAGEIAAKGGVVDPDAIHHALDQMAETLAEATAPTLRELRAKMAVTGPYAPDAESAGRRSLANAALALLTHVDGGEAAEAAFSKADNMTDSLAALRALVHRGAPGAERALMDFRDRWRSDLLVMDKWLMVQATSPAPGALDRVKALAETDFNWRNPNRFRSLIAAFAAGNPVGFHAADGAGYRFFADWLIAMDDANPQTAARTAGAFETWRRYGERRQALIRTELERIMAKPGISKDMGEIVGRILET
- a CDS encoding TerB family tellurite resistance protein; this translates as MNGFFQRLTAHFAPPAGGAAPARDPAALALAALMVRLARADGEFDREERAGIEAALDARFGDGAALLAEAETAEREALDHHQFTKLVKQAYAPEERGALLEELWAVVLSDNVRDDEENALMRQFASLLHVSDQEVAKARRRVERRG
- a CDS encoding histone deacetylase family protein; this encodes MAFPIVFHPEYEISLQPRNRFPMSKYGYIRRALADRGLMPPGGFFAPVEAGAAVIGLAHDADYVERVNTITLRPDEARRIGLQQSPALARRVRLSSAGTLLAARLALEHGLACNAAGGSHHAARGAGAGYCVFNDVAIAVASLLAEGVIRRAAILDLDVHQGDGTARIFAEEPRAFTVSLHGERNFPARKARSDLDIGLPDGTEDAAYLSALAGAMERLEDAPADILFLNAGVDVVAEDRLGRLALSAEGLRAREAMALGWARARGTPVVGVLGGGYGPDPALIAARHAVLFEEAAKLTSLMS